The Ichthyobacterium seriolicida sequence TTGTCGTATTGAAAATGCACAAAATAATCGAAAGCAACATCTTTAGATCCTACTTTTTTAGAAAACCTTATGTTTTTGGTAACAACACCATCATCTTTTAAGTTATCATGAGACAACTCACAAGCTCCAATCCTGATTGGGATATCAAAGGTAGTAGAAGCAATTTTAGTAGACGAAGAAACTAAAGTAACATCAGTAGGGACCTTTGAAAGAGTTACTGTAGCATTAAGGTTACCAACTTCTTTCACCTTTAGCACTTGGTTATAAGGTATATTTACATAAATATCATTTTCTTTAATTTCAATTTTTGAACTAAGTGCGGTTTCTTCAGCAGTAGAGTATTTTGAAATATCCGAAGGAGTCTTTTTAATAAACAAGCCTTTGTATAATTCAGTTAACTCTTGTTTGCCCTCAACTTTATTCTTGTCCTTTAAGAAAGAGACGCTTTTAATCTCTACTTCTCCCCCCTTTAAACCTGTAACATCATCTGGATCTTTATCACAGGAAAATACAATAACTCCAGAAGCTAGCAATGCTAGCATATTTTTAAATATTCTTTTCATTTTTTTAGAATTTAATAAATGTTTACTTCTATAATAAGATTAAAAGGTTAATTTACGGTTGATTGGATACCCCAACCAGGAGCAGTAGTATTATTATACTTATTCTTAAATATTAATTTGTAGAACTTTTCGCTTGTTCCATTCTGAGCTACTACTTTAAAAATTATACCATTATTTGCACCAGGTAATGGATTAGATACTCTAAATGGTTTTGATGGGTCTTTTGGGCAGATTCGTTGTTTATATGCCTTACCACAATTAGTTCCTTCAAGACCTTCGGTGCTAAAAAATGCTCCATCTGGAAGAACAGCTCCATCAGCTATAAATGTAAAGTTTGGCATTGTAAACTGCGCTTCGTGTTCCTTTCCTTTTTCAGTCTTATAATTCAATTTTATATGAGCAACATCAAATCCTTTTTGAGTATCAGCACTATTAAAAGTAGTAGTATTACCACTAGTGGAGGTATAAGTCCCTCCTTCGAAATGCAGTTCTATAGGGTTTTCCTTTGTATCGCCCTTCCCACTGGTAACGGAAGTAAGCACGGGGGTAACAATAGTTCCTGATTTACTAAAGCCGTCACATTTTGCATGACCAGCAATAGCATTTTCACACACATAGCTGTTATTAGCTTGTAGTGTTGTACTAATCTGATAATCTCTAGTAAAAGAAAGTTGAGTAATAGGGGCATTCGCAGTCGTAGTAGTGAAGAGATCACATTTAGCTGATTTAGTTTCCTTTTTGTCATATTGGAAATGCACAAAATAATCGAAAGTAACATTTTTAGATCCTACTTTTTTAGAAAACCTTATGTTTTTGGTAATAACACCATCATCTTTTAAGTTATCATGAGACAACTCACAAGCTCCAATCCTGATTGGAATATCAAAGGTAGTAGAAGCAATTTTAGTAGACGAAGAAACTAAAGTAACATCAGTAGGAACCTTTGCAAGAGTTACTGTAGCATTAAGGTTACCAACCTCTTTCACTTTTAGCACTTGGTTATAAGGTATATTTACATAAATATCATTTTCTTTTATTTCAATTTTTGAACTAAGTGCTTTCTCTTCAGCAGTAGAGTACTTTGAAAAATCCGAAGGAGTCTTTTTAATAAACAAACCTTTATATAATTCAGTTAACTCTTCTTTGCCCTCAACTTTATTCTTGTCCTTTAAAAAAGAGACGCTTTTAATCTCTACTTCTCCCCCATTTAAACCTGCAACATCATCTGGATCTTTATCACAGGAAAAGACAATAACTCCAGAAGCTAGCATTACCAGCAGATCTTTAAATATTTTTTTCATTTTTTTAGAATTTTAAATTCAATAATTAACAAACTACTCATTTACTACATCAGTAGCCAGCTAAGTTAGTGTATTTTTTTAAACTGAACTCTTTATAACCTGAGTTAGATTGGTAATTATTTGGAAATACTGGATAAAAACGATAGATCTAACCTGAAAAATTTATATGACTATGAATAATCTGGGTTAATGGAATCTTGACACTTTTGGACAAAAACATTCTAGTTATCACAAATAGGAGTTTCTTTAATCATAGTTAATTAACCCAGATTATTCATAGATATATTGTTAATATTAGGCATAAAGTGTTAATTTTAGAAGGTTTTAACCAAAAATTCACCACTTTAGATATAGCCCAAAAATGAGGAATAAAAACACATTATTTTATAGAGGGAGAAAATCTGTTGAGTTAAATTTTTCATCATCAGAAATTAGCTCTGATGGATCTTTAATCATGCTTGAAAAACTAGAACGAGATCATAGATTGATTCATTATTACAGTAAACTTTTGCCTGATACTCGAGACTCTAGATTTATTATTTATACCAGAGAGCATCAGTTAAAGCAGAGGGTTTATATGATCATGTTGGGCTATGAAGACGCCAATGATGTTAATCATTTACAGAACGATCCTTTATTCAAAGATGTTCTTCAAGGTGATTTGGCCTCTCAACCTACTATATCAAGATTTGAGAATAGCTTTGACAAACAGGCTGTTTTTAAGTTTTGTTACGCGTGGTTATACAAATATGTTTCAAGTTTATCTGATCGCAAGAAAATAGTTATTGACGTAGATTCAACCGATGATCCAACTCATGGCAGTCAACAATTGTCAATGTTTAATGGTTATTATGGTCAATTCATGTACAATGAACTATTTTTTTCATGATGGAGACACCACGACAGATTATTCTTCCTGTACTCCGCCCAGGAAACAGTCATTCCAATAAATGGTATGTGAGTATTTTAAAGCGAATAATTATCAAAATACGTGAGAGTTACCCAGAGATGGAAATAATTATTAGAAGTGATAGTGGCTTTAGCTGCGCCGCTTTTTACCAATTAGTAGATGATTTTGATTTACTATATGTTACAGGCATAGCGAGCAATAAAGTTTTAAAAAGAAAGGTGTCTCGGTCAAAAAATGCTGTAAAAAAAATGTATTTAGATCAGGGAGAGAAGCACCAACATTTTATGAGTTTTACGTACAAAGCCAAGAGTTGGCACAAGCCTCAACAGTGCTATTCTAAAGTTGAGAGTACTGGATTAGGGATGAACATAAGGCATTTTTCTAGTAATATTCCCCAAAAGGATGCTAGAAAAATTTACTTTGACTTTTATGTTAAAAGAGGTGATTCAAGTGAAAATAGAATAAAAGAAGTTAAAAATATGTGTTTTTCTGATCGTTTGTCAAATCATAGTTTTCTTGCTAATTTTTTTCGACTTATGATGAGTAGTCTTGCCTATGAAATGTTTTTATTACTGAAACAGAAGATAAAGAAAACAAGATTTGAAGTAGCAAAAAAATGGTTAATCAGTTCGATTAGAACCTATCTTCTCAAGGTAGGAGCAACGATTAAAATTACCAAAAGGCGAATCTATTACCAGCTATCTAAATCTTTTGTTTACAAGGGTTTATTTCGGGAAATTATTACCCAGTAACGGTTGTTTATTTGTGAAATGAACAAGCTTGGGATAGTTACGCCTTGTCGTTAAAAAACCATGTAAAAACACTAAAAAAGAGCATTGTCATCCTAAAAAAAGGTGCAAAAAAACGACAAAGAAGATGAGTTCTCTTCGATTAGTAAAAAAGTTAAGGAAAAAATATCACGTCTAATCTATTTTAATATGACTATGAATAATGCGGGTTAAAGGGGTTAAAGCATTTTTATCAAAACAATTTATTAATCGAACTCAGCTTATGAGATAGGGTCTTATAGATAATGATTTCCTGATTGTGTAG is a genomic window containing:
- a CDS encoding transposase — encoded protein: MRNKNTLFYRGRKSVELNFSSSEISSDGSLIMLEKLERDHRLIHYYSKLLPDTRDSRFIIYTREHQLKQRVYMIMLGYEDANDVNHLQNDPLFKDVLQGDLASQPTISRFENSFDKQAVFKFCYAWLYKYVSSLSDRKKIVIDVDSTDDPTHGSQQLSMFNGYYGQFMYNELFFS
- a CDS encoding transposase; this encodes METPRQIILPVLRPGNSHSNKWYVSILKRIIIKIRESYPEMEIIIRSDSGFSCAAFYQLVDDFDLLYVTGIASNKVLKRKVSRSKNAVKKMYLDQGEKHQHFMSFTYKAKSWHKPQQCYSKVESTGLGMNIRHFSSNIPQKDARKIYFDFYVKRGDSSENRIKEVKNMCFSDRLSNHSFLANFFRLMMSSLAYEMFLLLKQKIKKTRFEVAKKWLISSIRTYLLKVGATIKITKRRIYYQLSKSFVYKGLFREIITQ